The Pyxidicoccus sp. MSG2 DNA segment GTGGACCTGGCGGAGATCGACCGCTACCTCGAAGGGCTGGGTAAGCTGTAGGGGCTTTGTCCTCCCCGGGTCGCAACAGTGCGCGCAGAGCGCTGCTGGTGGTGCTCCTCCTGCTGTCGGGGAGCATCCTGCTGTTGCGGATGCAGGCGTCGTGGGACGTGGCCTGCACGCTGGCGCGACGGAACCTGCCGGACGTGCTGGGGCTGGACGTGGGCATCGGCCGGTGCGAGCTGGACCCGCTGAACTCGCGCGTCCTCGTGTACGGCTTCTCGCTCTTCCTTCCGGGCACGGACACGCCGCTCGTCGCGGCGGACATGGCGGAGGTGCAGCTGGGCTTCCTGCGTCCGCTCAGCGGCCGGCTCTCGCTGGCGCTGGTGCGGGCCACGCGGCCCCGCGTGACGCTCGACCTGTCACAGCCGTCGCCGCAGCCCGCGAAGAAGTCCGAGGGCTGCTTCCTGGACCCGCTGGAGCGGCTGCGGGTGGCGAAGCTGGACATCACCGGGGCGGAGCTGCGGCTGGCGCTGCCACAGGGGCGGCGCGTGGAGGTGGGCGAGCTGGACGTGCGCTGGGCGGAGCGTTGGGGCGTCATCGAGCTGGACGTGGAGGCGCGGCGCGGGCTGGTGCGGCTGGGGCCGGACGGGCAGGAGCTGGCGCTGGGACAGCTCGCCGTGGCGGGCGCGGTGGACCCGGACGAAGCGCTGCTGGAGTTGGAGCGCGCGGAGGTGTCGCTCGACGACATCACCACCACGGTGTCCGGCCGCGTGGAGTCCCTGTGCGACCCGAACCTGGCGCTGGATGCGCAGGTGTTCCTCCCGCTGCGCACGCTGTCCCAGGCGCACCTGGTGCCGAAGCCGGCCACCGGCCACCTCTGGTCCCGCGTGTCGATTGCAGGCAAGCCGTCCGCGCCCGCGGTGTCGATGGAGCTGTCCGGCAGCGGGCTCGGGTATGACCGCTTCGGTCCCACCAACCTCACCGCGCGCCTGTCGTACTCGGGCGACGAGGTGCGGGTGGAGGACCTGGTGGTGCCGGTGGGCGCGGGGAAGGTGCGCGCCACGGCCCGGCTCGGGTTGACGCCCAACTTCCCGCTGGAGGTGTCGCTGTCCACCGAGGACGCGTCGCTGGGGCGCATCCTGGACCGGGCGGGCGTGAAGGGCTCGTGGGTGGACTTCCCGGCCACGCTGGACGCGCAGCTCGACGGAAACCTCCTGCCGCGCTTCTCGCTGGCCGGCCCGTTGGATTTGCGCACCGGCCCCTTCGTGCTGGCCACGCGCGCGTACGACGCGCCGGAGGACTCGGGGCTCACCATCCTCGAGTTCGACAAGGGCCGCGCCCAGGCGCAGGTGAAGATTCAAGCGGACCGCGTGTCGTTCAACCACGTCACCGCGGAGTCGGGCCGCTCGCGCGTGCACGGAGACGTGGGGCTGCTCATCGGCGACGGGCTGGGGCTGGACATCCACGGCCATGGCGACCTGGACCTCGCGGACTTCGGCCACATCGCCGGCCTGCAGTGGGCGGGGCGGGGGAGCGCGACGTATTCGGTGACGGGCCCTGCCTCGCAGGTGAAGGTGGAGGCGGGCCTGTCCATGCGCGACTTCGTCTTCTGGAACCTCTCGCTGGGCGTGCTGCAGGGGAAGTTGGGGTACTCGGACGGGGTGCTGGCCTTCCCCGCCTTCACCGGCCAGAAGGGGCGCACGCAGTACTACGGCAAGGCGGGTGTGTCCTTCGGGCGGCTGCTCGGCCTGCGCCTCGAGGTGAATGTCCCGCAGGGGCGCACCGAGGACCTGGTGGACGTGGTGGCGGGGCTGAGCCCCTCGCTGGAGGTGATGCGGGGGACGCTGGGCGGCACGGCCACCGGGCGCGTGGAGGTGGACAGCCCGGTGGAGAAGCTGGAGGGGCTGGTGGCCTTCGACGTGAAGGACACCACCTACTTCGGCCGCCGCATGGGCGACGGCGCCATGCGCCTGCGCTTCGTGGACGGCAAGGCGATGGTGCTCGAGCGCACCGTGCTGAAGGGCCCGCTGGGGCGCACGTGGGCGGACGGCACCTTCGCCTTCGCGGGCGGGCTGGACTACCGCTTCGGCGGCGACGGCCTGTCGCTGGCGGAGACGGTGGGGCCGGAGCTGGCGGAGCGCATGGGCATCCAGGGCACCATGGTGATGGACGGGAAGGTGTCCGGCACCGCCGACGTGCCGGTGGTGGACGCCACGCTGCGCGCGCCGCGCGTCACCTTCGCCGACCGCAACCTGGGCGCCATGGACCTCACCGGGCGCCTGGTGGGCAAGGACTTCGTGGTGACGGGCCACCCCTTCCAGGACGCCACGGGGCGGCTGGGCTTCAAGGTGAAGGACAACTGGCCCTATGAAGCGCAGGGCTCGCTGTCGCTGCCGGAAATCCGCCCGCTGCTGCCCGCCGAGCCGCTGTGGGCCGGCGTGTCCGGCTCGCTCTCCGGCACGCTGAGCGCGAAGGGGCAGTTGCTGGAGCCCGCCGGCTCGGAGGTGAGTGCCACGGTGGACAAGCTCGTGCTCTCGCGTGACGACGTGCACGGAGAGAACACGGGCCCCATCGTCCTGGCCTACGCGGCGAGCCGGCTGGACGTACAGCCCTTCCGCTTCCTGGGGCCGTACGTGGACCTGTCGCTGGGAGGGTGGATGGGGCCTCGCGGCATGGACGTCACCCTGCGGGGCGGCTGGGACGTGCGCATGCTGGAGTCGCTCCTGCCCTCCATGGTGGAGCGCGCCACCGGCCGCGTCACCGTGGACGCGGAAATCACCGGCACGCCGGCGTCACCGTCCGTGGTGGGCACCGCGGAGCTGCTGGACCTGCGGCTGGCGCCGAGGGACTGGCCCGTCAACGTGCGCGGCATGTCCGGGCGCCTGGAGCTGACCGGCCAGCGCGTGCTGCTGGAGCACCTGCAGGGGCAGCTCAACGACGGCCGTGTGTCCGCGCGCGGCGACGTGCGGCTGGAGCGCTTCCTGCCGACGCGGCTGGGTCTCACGGTGCAGCTCGACGAGGTGCCCTACCGTCTCACGGAGGATTTGCCCGCCACCTTCTCCGGGCTGCTCCAGGTGAGCGGGCCGCCCCATGGCTTCACCGTCACGGGCGGGCTGGACATCGTCAAGATGCGCTACCAGAAGGCCCTGGACGTGGAGTCGATGCTCAAGTCCCTCCAGAAGCGCACCTACACGCCCTCGGCGCCGGTGACGTCCTCCACGGGGGAGCCACCGAAGCCGCTCGTCATCTGGGACGTCAACGTGCACTTCGGCGACGTCCGGGTGGACAACAACCTGGCGAAGGCGCGCCTGCTGGGCGACGTGCGGCTGACGGGCACCGACTTGCGGCCGGGCCTGCTGGGCCGGGTGGAGCTCGCGGAGGGCAGCCAGGCCTTCTTCCGCAACAACCCCTTCACCATCAACCAGGGGCAGGTCGAGTTCCAGGACGCCACGGGCATCGACCCCGTCTTCGAGGTCCAGGCCCAGACGCAGGTGCGCGAGTACACGGTGAAGCTGCACGCCTTCGGCAAGCCGGCGGACCCGCAGATTCTGCTCTCCTCGGAGCCGGCGCTGGTGGAGGGGGACATCGTCTCGTTGCTCACCCTGGGCTTCACCTCGTCGGACCGGGACACGGCGGCCACGGCGAGCGCCGGCCTGGCGGCCGAGGCCCTCTTCAACGTGTCGGGCCTGGACCGGCAGCTCCAGCGCTTCCTCCCCAGCAACCCGGTGTTGCGGGATTTGTCGCTACAAATCGCCACCACCTACAACGACGCCACCCGGCAGGCGGAGCCGACCGCACAACTGGAGTCGAAGTTCCTGAGCGAGCAGCTTAAAATCGGCATGACACAACCGGTGAGCGGGCGCGGCACGCGGGCGCGCGCCGAGTACCGCTTCGACGACCGACTCTCCGCTCAGGCCCAGTGGGACAACGAGAACAGCGAAGCCTCGTTTGGCAACCTCGGGCTCGAGCTGAAGCTGAGCTGGGAGGTCGAGTAGCCCGCGCCTTCATGGCGTGGGTGCTGCTGCTGTGCGCCCTCGTGTCGGGCGCGGCGGCGGCGCAGCCCGAGGGCGAGTCCCAGCCGGTCGTCGTGGCCGTGGAGCTGCACCTGCCGGGCGGCGCGGACGCGCAGGGGCTCACGGGGCTCGTGGCGGTGCGCAAGGGCCAGACGCTGGCGCCGGGCGCGGTGCGGCGCTCACTGGAGCGACTGTGGGCCACGGGCCGCTTCACGGACGTGGTGGCGCGCACCGTGGAGGTGCCGGGAGGCGTGAGGCTGGTGTTCCAGCTCACGCCCGTGGCGCGGCTGGCGCGGCTGCGCTTCCTGGGCAACGCCGTCTTGTCCGAGGGCGAGCTCATCGAGGCGAGCGGCCTCCTGGAGGGCGGACCGCTGGACGCGGAGGAGCTGGAGGGCGCGGTGTCCTCCGTCCTCCAGGCGTACCAGCGCAAGGGCTATGACTCGGCGAAGGTGACGGTGCGGCAGGAGCCGGTGACGGACGGGCTCGCGGTGTCGCTCACCGTGGACGAGGGCGTGCCCACGCGGGTGCGGATGGTGACGTTCTCCGGCAGCCCGGGCTTCGCGCTGCCCCGGCTGCTGGAGGTGCTGGAGATGCGGCCCGGCGAGGTGTTCGACCGGGTGCGCCTGGACGCGGGCCTGGAGCGGCTGCGCACGCTGCTGCGCGAGGCGGGCCACTGGCGCGCGCAGGTGGGGACGCCCTCGGTGCTGGTGGAGGGCAGCGCGGCCACGGTGGCGGTGCCGCTGTCGGCGGGGCCCCGGTACACGGTGCGCTTCCATGGCAACCGCCGCTTCCCGGCGACGCTGCTGGAGCGCGTGCTGGCGCACGACGTGGCGGAGTCGCTGGACGAGGTGGTGGCGGGCCGGCTGGCGCGGCGGGTGGAGGCCTTCTACCGGCACCGCGGCTTCCACGACGTGCACGTGCGGCCGCGCGAGGTGGTGCGGCCGGACGGAGAGCTGGCGGCGCTGGCCTTCGACGTGGAGGAGGGACACCCGCTGCGCGTGACGGAGGTGCGCTTCCACGGCAACCAGGGGCTGGAGTCGGAGCAGTTGCGCGCGCTGCTGACGGAGCGCGTGCGCGCGGGCGAGCCCCGCCCGGAGCTGGACCTGCGCCTGCTGGATGACCCGCTGAACGCAGAGGGGCGCCTCGGCCCGGAGCAGGGGACGTTGGAGCCGCTGCCGGACCCGTCCTCGGTGTACGTGGAGGACGCGTGGCTGGACGCCGTGGACGCGATGAACGAGCTGTACCGGGAGCGGGGCTATCTCTCGTCGGCGGTGTCGTTCCGCGGGCTGACGGTGGACGTGACAAGCCACACGGCGGTGGCGGACTTCGACGTGGAGGAGGGCCCGCAGGCGCGCGTCACGGACGTGCGTTTCGTGGGCGTACCGAAGGACGTGCCCCTCGTTCCGGTGGGCCTGTCGCTGCGCAAGGGCCAGGCCCTGAGCTTCGACAAGGTCGAGGAGGCTCGGCAGACGCTGGAGCGCGGGCTGGCCCAGTGGGGCTACCTCTTCGGACGGACCACCACCGAGACGAGCGTGGGCGAGGACGGGCAGGCGGCGACGGTGGTGTTCCGCACGGACCCGGGGCCGCAGGTCCGGGTGGGGAAGATTCTCGTGCAGGGACTGACGCGCACGGACCCGGACCTGGTGCTGGCGAACCTGGACCTGGAGGAGGGCAAGCCCGTCGCGCTGGAGCGACTGACGGAGGGGCAGCGGCGGCTGGCGCGGCTGGGCGTGTTCCGGCAGGTGGACGTGTCGCTGGCGGACCCCACGCGGCGCGAGGAGACGAAGGACGTCCTGGTGACGGTGCAGGAGCGGCCCCGGCTGGATGGCCAGGTGTCCGGCGGCTACTTCCTCGTGGACGGTCCGCGAATCACGCTCGACACGGCCTACCGCAACCTGGACGGCATGGGCCTGAGCCTGCTGGCGCGCGGAAAGGTGAACTACGCGGGCTGGAGCGCGGAGGCGCTTTCGGCGGACCGGCGCATCGCCTGCTCGCAGCAGGGTGTGGATGGCGGCACTGCGCCGGGCTGCGACGCGGAATTGCAGGGGCTGAATGGACTGGGTGGGCGCGGCAACCTGGCGCTGGCGCAGCCGCGCCTGTTCTTCATGTTGCCGCTGGAGGTGGGTGCACGGCTGGACTTGATTGGCGAGCGCGTGCACCGGCCGTCGTATGTGTCCACGCGATTCGCGGCGGCGGCGGCGCTGGACTGGGCCGCGGCGCCGTGGCTGAACGTGTCGCTGTCGTACGAAGTGGAGAACAACCGGCTGCGCTCGCGCGCGGGCGTGCTGGAGTTGCTCAACCGCGCGGACCAGGAGCGGCTGCGCTACCCCTTCGGGGACTTCGCGCTGCACTCGCTGCGGCCCTCGGCGACGTTGGACTTCCGGGACGACCCGGCGAATCCGCGCAAGGGCGTGGTGTTCATCTCGAGCGCGGAATTCACCCGGGGGTTGAGCGTGAAGCCCACGGACGTGGCGGGCAACCGCGTGGAGGGGTACCCGATTGACGGCGTGAAGCTGTCGAGCAATCTGAGCGGCTACATCCCCCTGGGACGGCGGGCGAGCATGGCGTTGTCGGCGCGCGCGGGCACCATCATCCCGCTGGAGAAGGACGCGCAGGCCATCGGCTCGAAGCTGTTCTACCTGGGCGGCTCGTCGAGCCTGCGCGGCTTCCGCGAGGATGGAGTGCTGCCGGAGGACGTGCGCGGTGCCCTGCAGCAGCGGATGCGGGACTGCCGGGCGCTGATTACGCCGGCGGGGTGCTCGGCGGAGTTGAAGGCGGTGCTGGCGGGGCAGGTGCCGGCGAGCCAGGGCGGTGAGTTGTTCACGCTGGGCAAGGCGGAGTTGCGGCTACCGGCGCTGACGTCGTTGGACCTGGGCCTGTTCTTCGAGGCGGGCAACCTGTGGTTGGACCGGACGGCATTCGAGCCGGGGCGGTTGCGGTACGCGGCGGGCGCGGGCTTGCGGTACGTGACGCCAGTGGGTCCGCTGGCGTTCGACGTGGGCTTCAACCTGGACCCGGATGAGACAGTGAACGAGGCGACCACGCAGTTCCACTTCAGCATCGGCACGTTCTGAAGGAGGCGCACGGGTGCGCATGCGCGGGCCGGTATACATGGCGGCGTGGGTGGTGCTGGGGCTCTTCTCGGGCTGCCGGCACACGCAGGGCGAGGGCGTGAAGGCGGAGCGTCCGAAGTGGATGCCGCCCGAGGGAGAGTGCCCGCGCGGGGCGCTGTTGCAGATGGAGCGGCTGGGGTTGAAGCCGGGGGACAAGGTCCCCGTCATCGTGGACGCCATCCAGGACCACCCGGGGCCGGCCCGGTACAACTACAGCTTCGTGATTGCGCTGCCGCGGGAGGATGGAGAGAAGAAGCTGCCGGGGGCGCGAATTGGCGGGCGCCTGTACGTGACGAAGCACCGGGTGTTCGGCCGGTATGACCGCATCTTCCTGCCGGAGAGCGGGGTGATGTCCGTGCCCTTCTGCGGAGTCCTGCTCGACGCACGATGGGACAGGGACGGCGAGGGGCTGATTGCCTACCCGAGCCCGATGAAGGGCTTCTCCGTGGTGCAGGACAACACGGGCATCATCCAGGTGGTGGACAGGTATCCGTGACGTGGTTCAGCCCGGCTTCATGCCGGTGCGGGTCATGGCGAGCTCGATGGATTCCTGCAGAGCTCTCCTGTAGCGCCCTTTTCTCAGCCGTTGAACCCGTGAAGCAGCGTCCGCGATGAACGGCCGGACCACGGGAGAGTCCTCCCTGCCCAATTGAATCCATCTGCCGAGCATGGCGGCGATGTGCACCCTCTTTTCGATGCTGGAGAATCCAAGCCGGGTCATGTGTCTGAGTTCAGTGCGTAGAGTCGCCTCCGGCTCGGGGAGCATGCAGGCCCTGGACAAGATGGCCTCTTCAACCCGCCTTGCCATTTCTCGCTTCACGAAGGTCGATTGCGCCCGGGCTTGCATTCTCCGTAGGAAACGGAGCATTTCGGCTCTGAACGGCTCGTGCCCCTGATTACGCAGGGAGATCTCCAGACGAATACTCGCGTCAGCGAACTCCAGTTCGAGTCTTCGCTGAGGGCTCATTCGACTGCGGGGCATTTTCGTCCGCCTATCGTCCTGGTCGGCCAGTATCCACGGTCCCTGCAGAGCGCGAGGCACTGTTGGCAGACGGTTCCTCCCCAGTCACCTGAGTTCCGGCGGTTCGCCACCTTCGCCTGCTCCATGCACTTCGTGTACAGGTCATTGCAGCGGTCATAGGGCTTGCCGTCGCCCTCACTCTCTGGACTTTCCGCTGCCTGGGGCGGAATGACTGGGCCCGGATTCGGTGGCTTGGGTGCATTCGGCTTGGGCGTCTTGGGTGCCGTCCCGAGTTGCTCACAGGCCGCTTCCGAACCGTTCTTGCAAGAGCAGTCCAGCGAACTCGCGCAACCCGGCCCCGGTCCGGGGCCTACGCTCTGTCGGAGTGGCCGTGAGCCACTGGCACAGCCTGCGAGCCACACGCACCAGAGTGCCACCCACAGACATGCGCGCATGCTCCTCAGCGTAGCATCGGCACTCAAGCAAGAGGCTGGGGCCGTGGCAGTTGGTCGCTCCGGGGGAATGTCGTCCCGCCCTGCGCTACAGTCCCCACCGTGTTCTACGCGTGCGTACGTGCGGTGGTCGCGCTGTTCCTGCGGCTCTTCTACCGGGTGAAGGTGAATGCCCCGGCGACGGAGCCGGAAGGGCCCGTGCTCTTCGTGGGCAACCATCCCAACGGGCTCATCGACCCCGCACTGGTGTTCATCCTCACGCGCCGCAAGGTGACGTTTCTCGCCAAGGCGCCGCTGTTCAAGATGCCCGTCATCGGCTGGCTGCTCCGGGGCCTCGACGCGCTGCCTGTGTACCGCAAGCAGGATGACCCCTCGAAGATGGGCGGCAACGAAGGGACCCTGGACGCAGCCAAGGGCGCCCTCGTGCACGGCCGCGCCATCACCATCTTCCCCGAGGGCAAGAGCCACTCGGAACCCGGGCTCGCGGAGCTGAAGACCGGCGCGGCGCGCATTGCCCTCAACGCGGCGAAGGAGGGTGCCCCCGTCCGCATCGTCCCCGTGGGCCTCACCTACGCGGAGAAGCACGTCTTCCGCAGCGAGGTGCTCATCGACGTGGGTCCCGCCATCGACGTGCAGTCCTTCGTCCCGAAGGATGCCGCGTCCGAACCCGACGCCGTGCGCGGCCTCACCGAGCGCATCGCGGAAGGACTGCGCGCCGTCACGCTCAACCTGGAACAGTGGACGGACCTGCCGCTGGTGCAGCTCGCCGA contains these protein-coding regions:
- a CDS encoding translocation/assembly module TamB domain-containing protein, with amino-acid sequence MSSPGRNSARRALLVVLLLLSGSILLLRMQASWDVACTLARRNLPDVLGLDVGIGRCELDPLNSRVLVYGFSLFLPGTDTPLVAADMAEVQLGFLRPLSGRLSLALVRATRPRVTLDLSQPSPQPAKKSEGCFLDPLERLRVAKLDITGAELRLALPQGRRVEVGELDVRWAERWGVIELDVEARRGLVRLGPDGQELALGQLAVAGAVDPDEALLELERAEVSLDDITTTVSGRVESLCDPNLALDAQVFLPLRTLSQAHLVPKPATGHLWSRVSIAGKPSAPAVSMELSGSGLGYDRFGPTNLTARLSYSGDEVRVEDLVVPVGAGKVRATARLGLTPNFPLEVSLSTEDASLGRILDRAGVKGSWVDFPATLDAQLDGNLLPRFSLAGPLDLRTGPFVLATRAYDAPEDSGLTILEFDKGRAQAQVKIQADRVSFNHVTAESGRSRVHGDVGLLIGDGLGLDIHGHGDLDLADFGHIAGLQWAGRGSATYSVTGPASQVKVEAGLSMRDFVFWNLSLGVLQGKLGYSDGVLAFPAFTGQKGRTQYYGKAGVSFGRLLGLRLEVNVPQGRTEDLVDVVAGLSPSLEVMRGTLGGTATGRVEVDSPVEKLEGLVAFDVKDTTYFGRRMGDGAMRLRFVDGKAMVLERTVLKGPLGRTWADGTFAFAGGLDYRFGGDGLSLAETVGPELAERMGIQGTMVMDGKVSGTADVPVVDATLRAPRVTFADRNLGAMDLTGRLVGKDFVVTGHPFQDATGRLGFKVKDNWPYEAQGSLSLPEIRPLLPAEPLWAGVSGSLSGTLSAKGQLLEPAGSEVSATVDKLVLSRDDVHGENTGPIVLAYAASRLDVQPFRFLGPYVDLSLGGWMGPRGMDVTLRGGWDVRMLESLLPSMVERATGRVTVDAEITGTPASPSVVGTAELLDLRLAPRDWPVNVRGMSGRLELTGQRVLLEHLQGQLNDGRVSARGDVRLERFLPTRLGLTVQLDEVPYRLTEDLPATFSGLLQVSGPPHGFTVTGGLDIVKMRYQKALDVESMLKSLQKRTYTPSAPVTSSTGEPPKPLVIWDVNVHFGDVRVDNNLAKARLLGDVRLTGTDLRPGLLGRVELAEGSQAFFRNNPFTINQGQVEFQDATGIDPVFEVQAQTQVREYTVKLHAFGKPADPQILLSSEPALVEGDIVSLLTLGFTSSDRDTAATASAGLAAEALFNVSGLDRQLQRFLPSNPVLRDLSLQIATTYNDATRQAEPTAQLESKFLSEQLKIGMTQPVSGRGTRARAEYRFDDRLSAQAQWDNENSEASFGNLGLELKLSWEVE
- a CDS encoding POTRA domain-containing protein, whose product is MAWVLLLCALVSGAAAAQPEGESQPVVVAVELHLPGGADAQGLTGLVAVRKGQTLAPGAVRRSLERLWATGRFTDVVARTVEVPGGVRLVFQLTPVARLARLRFLGNAVLSEGELIEASGLLEGGPLDAEELEGAVSSVLQAYQRKGYDSAKVTVRQEPVTDGLAVSLTVDEGVPTRVRMVTFSGSPGFALPRLLEVLEMRPGEVFDRVRLDAGLERLRTLLREAGHWRAQVGTPSVLVEGSAATVAVPLSAGPRYTVRFHGNRRFPATLLERVLAHDVAESLDEVVAGRLARRVEAFYRHRGFHDVHVRPREVVRPDGELAALAFDVEEGHPLRVTEVRFHGNQGLESEQLRALLTERVRAGEPRPELDLRLLDDPLNAEGRLGPEQGTLEPLPDPSSVYVEDAWLDAVDAMNELYRERGYLSSAVSFRGLTVDVTSHTAVADFDVEEGPQARVTDVRFVGVPKDVPLVPVGLSLRKGQALSFDKVEEARQTLERGLAQWGYLFGRTTTETSVGEDGQAATVVFRTDPGPQVRVGKILVQGLTRTDPDLVLANLDLEEGKPVALERLTEGQRRLARLGVFRQVDVSLADPTRREETKDVLVTVQERPRLDGQVSGGYFLVDGPRITLDTAYRNLDGMGLSLLARGKVNYAGWSAEALSADRRIACSQQGVDGGTAPGCDAELQGLNGLGGRGNLALAQPRLFFMLPLEVGARLDLIGERVHRPSYVSTRFAAAAALDWAAAPWLNVSLSYEVENNRLRSRAGVLELLNRADQERLRYPFGDFALHSLRPSATLDFRDDPANPRKGVVFISSAEFTRGLSVKPTDVAGNRVEGYPIDGVKLSSNLSGYIPLGRRASMALSARAGTIIPLEKDAQAIGSKLFYLGGSSSLRGFREDGVLPEDVRGALQQRMRDCRALITPAGCSAELKAVLAGQVPASQGGELFTLGKAELRLPALTSLDLGLFFEAGNLWLDRTAFEPGRLRYAAGAGLRYVTPVGPLAFDVGFNLDPDETVNEATTQFHFSIGTF
- a CDS encoding lysophospholipid acyltransferase family protein, with the protein product MFYACVRAVVALFLRLFYRVKVNAPATEPEGPVLFVGNHPNGLIDPALVFILTRRKVTFLAKAPLFKMPVIGWLLRGLDALPVYRKQDDPSKMGGNEGTLDAAKGALVHGRAITIFPEGKSHSEPGLAELKTGAARIALNAAKEGAPVRIVPVGLTYAEKHVFRSEVLIDVGPAIDVQSFVPKDAASEPDAVRGLTERIAEGLRAVTLNLEQWTDLPLVQLAEQLYAFKQGGALDAERLRLWARGVQLFRAQEPERFEGIRAHLAAFKHRMELVQAAGPEDLALVYRPGNVVPFVAKNLLALVLGLPLFALGVVLFWLPYQLPRTASRKTELDVQATVKFLTAFVVALVWWGALTVVAGWWAGVPWGVATFLAVPPLALFTLYFAERWESLQRDIRVFFTLGNRARLKTLLLADGERLASEVERLAGEYRPKLEGTATPVAP